Proteins encoded within one genomic window of Lactococcus garvieae:
- a CDS encoding DAK2 domain-containing protein: MSNINASKLQEMIQAAASRLNEQAEYVNSLNVFPVPDGDTGTNMGMTITNGAKDVAEKPAETVGQVAQILSKGLLMGARGNSGVILSQIFRGFGQYAKDYDELDGIHLANALQSGVEVAYKAVMKPVEGTILTVARGAAELANRKTNETDNAIAIMEAALEGAKIALAKTPDMLPVLKEVGVVDSGGQGLVYIYEGFLMALNGEFVPENPEQGLGAMDRMINLEHESESSVAGASTSDIKYGYCTEIMVELGQGPTARESYDHDTFQTYLAGIGNSLLVVDDEEIVKVHVHTEDPGLVMQEGLKYGRLVKVKVDNMRLQNEGVAQKEKASNISTSTSKVDWGLIAIAAGEGLADIFREMGVQHVVSGGQTMNPSTEDILKAVDSVNAEKVIILPNNKNIFMAAKSAAEVADIPVEVIETATVPQGFTALLSFDPTKSIEDNKANMTAALEDVQSGSVTQAIRDTNIDGIEIHKKDTLGMVNNKIVVSTKKMNDAIFAAFDKMIDEDSEIAAIYIGEDGKKSNAEKIAKELEKRYPELEVEIHEGKQPVYPYIFSVE; encoded by the coding sequence GTGTCAAATATTAACGCAAGTAAATTACAAGAAATGATTCAGGCGGCGGCGAGTCGCCTTAATGAACAAGCTGAATATGTCAATTCTCTTAACGTTTTCCCTGTACCTGATGGTGATACAGGAACAAACATGGGTATGACAATTACAAACGGTGCCAAAGATGTAGCTGAAAAACCAGCTGAAACAGTGGGACAAGTTGCTCAAATCCTTTCAAAAGGTCTACTTATGGGTGCTCGTGGTAATTCGGGAGTTATTCTTAGTCAAATCTTCCGTGGTTTTGGTCAATATGCTAAAGATTACGATGAACTTGACGGAATCCATTTGGCAAACGCCTTGCAAAGCGGTGTAGAAGTGGCCTATAAAGCCGTAATGAAGCCAGTAGAAGGAACTATCCTAACTGTTGCTCGTGGTGCTGCTGAGCTTGCTAACCGTAAAACAAACGAAACAGACAACGCAATTGCTATTATGGAAGCCGCTCTCGAAGGGGCTAAGATTGCTCTCGCTAAAACACCAGATATGCTTCCTGTGCTTAAAGAAGTCGGTGTAGTCGACTCGGGTGGGCAAGGCTTAGTTTATATCTATGAAGGCTTTTTGATGGCTCTTAATGGTGAATTTGTTCCTGAAAATCCTGAGCAAGGCTTAGGAGCTATGGATCGTATGATTAACCTCGAACATGAGTCTGAATCAAGCGTTGCTGGTGCTTCTACAAGCGATATCAAATATGGTTACTGTACAGAAATCATGGTAGAACTTGGTCAAGGGCCAACCGCACGTGAAAGTTATGATCACGATACCTTCCAAACTTATTTGGCAGGGATTGGGAACTCACTATTAGTTGTTGATGACGAAGAGATAGTTAAAGTTCACGTCCATACTGAAGATCCGGGCTTAGTTATGCAAGAAGGTTTGAAATACGGACGACTCGTTAAAGTCAAAGTAGACAACATGCGCTTGCAAAATGAAGGTGTTGCTCAAAAAGAAAAAGCAAGCAATATTAGTACTTCTACTTCAAAAGTGGATTGGGGCTTAATTGCCATTGCTGCGGGTGAAGGGCTTGCTGATATTTTCCGTGAAATGGGTGTACAGCACGTCGTGTCTGGTGGCCAAACAATGAACCCATCAACAGAAGATATTCTTAAAGCTGTAGATTCTGTAAACGCTGAAAAAGTAATTATTTTACCTAATAACAAAAACATCTTCATGGCTGCTAAATCAGCAGCTGAAGTGGCAGATATTCCTGTGGAAGTTATTGAAACTGCAACTGTACCACAAGGTTTTACTGCTTTACTCAGTTTCGACCCAACCAAATCTATTGAAGACAATAAAGCAAATATGACTGCAGCCCTTGAAGATGTACAATCAGGCTCAGTTACCCAAGCTATTCGAGATACAAATATTGATGGTATCGAAATTCACAAAAAAGATACGCTTGGAATGGTAAATAATAAAATTGTCGTTTCAACTAAGAAAATGAATGACGCTATCTTTGCTGCCTTTGACAAAATGATAGATGAGGACAGTGAAATTGCGGCAATTTATATTGGCGAAGATGGTAAAAAATCAAATGCCGAAAAAATTGCAAAAGAACTTGAAAAACGTTATCCTGAACTTGAAGTAGAAATTCATGAAGGAAAACAACCTGTTTATCCTTACATCTTCTCTGTAGAATAA
- a CDS encoding Asp23/Gls24 family envelope stress response protein, producing MTVTINTQHGNVDIATDVIATVVGASTTEIFGVVGMTSKNAVKDNFRNILGQENYSKGVVVTTTDNQTTIGVYVVVSYGVKISEVAKNIQERIRFNLENQLGIVAARVNVYVQNVKVVED from the coding sequence ATGACCGTTACTATTAATACTCAACATGGTAATGTTGACATTGCAACAGATGTTATTGCTACTGTTGTCGGTGCTAGCACTACTGAAATTTTCGGTGTTGTCGGTATGACAAGCAAAAATGCTGTTAAAGACAACTTCCGCAATATCCTTGGACAAGAAAACTATTCTAAAGGTGTCGTTGTAACGACAACTGATAACCAAACAACCATTGGTGTATATGTTGTTGTAAGCTATGGTGTTAAAATTAGTGAAGTTGCTAAGAACATTCAAGAACGTATCCGATTTAATCTGGAAAATCAACTTGGCATTGTAGCAGCTAGAGTCAACGTATATGTACAAAATGTGAAGGTGGTCGAAGACTAG
- a CDS encoding RidA family protein: protein MKRISSEKLPPAVGSYSPATEVGELIFTSGQLPINGETNKIDYPESIEKQTQQSMENVKAILEDNNSSLDNIVKTTVYLNDIKDFANFDQVYKTYFSGEFPSRTAFEVGRLPMGALIEIEVVAQKNEK from the coding sequence ATGAAAAGAATATCAAGTGAAAAACTACCTCCAGCAGTGGGAAGCTACTCACCCGCAACAGAAGTAGGGGAGTTAATTTTTACTTCTGGACAATTACCGATTAATGGAGAGACTAACAAGATAGATTATCCAGAGAGTATAGAAAAGCAAACTCAGCAGTCTATGGAGAATGTAAAAGCTATTTTAGAAGATAATAATTCTTCATTAGATAATATTGTAAAAACTACAGTTTATTTGAACGACATCAAAGATTTTGCGAATTTTGATCAAGTGTATAAAACATATTTTTCAGGCGAGTTTCCTTCAAGAACCGCCTTTGAAGTGGGGCGCTTACCTATGGGAGCCCTCATCGAAATTGAAGTAGTTGCTCAAAAAAATGAAAAGTGA
- the rpmB gene encoding 50S ribosomal protein L28 → MSKECYFTGRKTVSSNNRSHAMNQTKRVVKPNLQKVQILENGELKTVWASAKALKKLPAGVERV, encoded by the coding sequence ATGTCAAAAGAATGTTATTTTACTGGTCGTAAGACTGTATCAAGTAATAACCGTTCACACGCGATGAACCAAACTAAACGTGTAGTTAAACCTAATCTTCAAAAAGTTCAAATTCTTGAAAACGGTGAACTCAAAACTGTATGGGCTTCAGCTAAAGCATTGAAAAAATTGCCTGCAGGCGTTGAACGTGTATAA
- a CDS encoding DUF1129 domain-containing protein produces the protein MENLIEQLTAKNSEYVHGVTKQLMLLGKSDEEIKVILAEILPKIIEGQKEGILARKLLGAPIEFATQYKPDEEKTTRQETAKNETPFLMWLDSTMLFFGVISVIMGLMGLFQPQASVYGLLTTLASSALAGLVMYWMYKFFYSAQRPEKKRKGFVMLALAMVAWAGVSVLVALLPKSINIVLAPYITIILGLVVMGLRFLIQRKFNVQSSMARQTK, from the coding sequence ATGGAAAATCTAATCGAGCAACTCACTGCAAAAAATAGCGAATACGTACATGGCGTAACAAAGCAATTGATGCTTTTAGGAAAATCAGACGAGGAGATTAAAGTAATCCTTGCTGAAATTTTGCCTAAAATTATCGAAGGACAAAAAGAAGGCATTTTAGCCCGCAAGTTATTGGGTGCGCCGATAGAGTTTGCAACTCAATACAAACCAGATGAAGAAAAAACTACGCGTCAAGAAACAGCAAAAAATGAAACACCTTTTTTAATGTGGCTTGATAGCACGATGCTTTTCTTTGGTGTAATTTCAGTTATTATGGGCCTTATGGGACTCTTTCAACCTCAGGCCAGTGTTTATGGACTCTTAACAACACTTGCATCCTCAGCTCTGGCTGGTTTAGTAATGTACTGGATGTATAAATTCTTCTACAGCGCACAACGTCCAGAGAAAAAAAGAAAAGGTTTTGTGATGCTTGCATTAGCAATGGTCGCTTGGGCAGGAGTCTCTGTTTTAGTCGCTCTATTGCCTAAATCAATCAATATTGTGCTGGCTCCTTACATTACAATTATTCTTGGTTTAGTTGTTATGGGACTTCGCTTCCTTATTCAACGTAAATTCAATGTTCAATCCTCTATGGCCCGCCAAACAAAATAA
- a CDS encoding HAD-IC family P-type ATPase, whose protein sequence is MAAFKYEGLTQKEVEKRLEAGQVNIAKNESGKTYSQIFASNLLTFFNLINILLFILVLSVGSHKNALFIIIVVVNAGIGLYQEIKARRLLNKLSLLNTSKVKLFRQGKQIELKQGELVLDDTLLLGMGDQIPCDSQIIEGEIEVNEALLTGESDALLKREGAELYSGSFVTSGTAVAQVIHVGKDNYIHQLAHEARKIKKQTRMLRDSLAKVVRIVSFIMIPLGVLLYLKLFYVTQTGHEQAVLGTVAALEGMFPQGLILLTSMALTLGVINLVKRKVLVQELHTIDALARVDVLCLDKTGTITTGEMQVEQVESLSEQSLAQIDHTIGNILGSLPDQNVTAQALRKYFGAQKDYEVLQTLPFSSERKYSAVEFSEGTYYLGALQFLFPQGNSRLQDKAQKYAEKGHRVLVLAQSGEKLEKGLLPNDLSAQALIVISDILRADAKQTLEYFKKQGVRCKIISGDDPVTVSAIAKAVALPDAEKYVDVSQVHTDEDLIFAVEHQQIFGRVSPQQKKRMVEILKAKGHTVAMTGDGVNDILAFKEADCSIAMREGSEAAKQTANLILMDNNFSAMPYIVNEGRRVINNLTRTGSLLMVRMMFSIVLTVLTLFAGNVYPFEPIQLTILTAFFVGIPSFFLSFESDFSKVEGSFLKTLFERAFPVGLSIAVGATLIVRLGAVLGISHGELAMMTVLFSAWNYVLMQRKIFWPIKRYRLWIFSITQISFLIALVLGSGFLNLAWPTLLHSILLLPFLAVTPFVQTILAKGSNFLFQKL, encoded by the coding sequence ATGGCAGCATTTAAATACGAAGGATTGACTCAAAAAGAAGTCGAAAAACGTTTAGAAGCAGGGCAAGTCAATATTGCTAAAAACGAAAGTGGTAAAACATACAGTCAAATTTTTGCGAGTAATTTGCTGACTTTTTTCAATTTGATTAATATTCTTCTTTTTATCTTAGTCCTTTCTGTTGGATCACATAAGAATGCTCTTTTTATCATTATTGTTGTAGTCAATGCAGGTATTGGCCTTTACCAAGAAATCAAGGCACGTCGCTTATTGAATAAACTATCCTTGCTGAACACAAGTAAGGTGAAACTTTTCCGTCAAGGAAAGCAAATTGAATTAAAACAAGGAGAGTTAGTACTTGACGATACCCTTCTTTTAGGAATGGGCGATCAAATCCCTTGTGATAGTCAGATTATAGAGGGAGAAATAGAAGTAAATGAGGCCCTTTTAACAGGGGAGTCAGATGCTCTCTTAAAAAGAGAAGGAGCTGAACTTTATTCTGGAAGCTTTGTAACGAGTGGTACAGCGGTTGCGCAGGTTATTCATGTCGGAAAAGATAACTACATCCATCAGTTGGCGCATGAAGCACGTAAGATTAAAAAACAAACTAGGATGCTACGTGACAGTTTAGCGAAAGTGGTACGTATTGTTAGTTTCATTATGATACCTTTGGGTGTCTTACTTTATTTGAAATTATTTTATGTTACCCAAACGGGGCACGAGCAAGCAGTATTAGGTACAGTTGCAGCCTTAGAAGGGATGTTTCCGCAAGGATTAATTCTATTAACGAGTATGGCCTTAACACTAGGAGTCATCAATTTAGTGAAGCGGAAGGTGCTGGTGCAAGAGTTGCATACGATTGATGCACTTGCGCGTGTCGATGTGCTTTGCTTGGATAAAACAGGAACCATTACAACGGGTGAAATGCAAGTGGAGCAAGTAGAAAGTCTTTCAGAGCAAAGCTTAGCCCAAATAGATCATACTATTGGTAACATACTCGGAAGTCTACCTGATCAAAATGTTACAGCTCAAGCACTGAGGAAGTACTTTGGTGCGCAAAAAGATTATGAGGTTCTACAGACACTCCCTTTTTCTTCAGAAAGAAAGTATAGTGCGGTTGAATTTTCGGAAGGTACATACTATTTAGGAGCATTACAGTTTTTATTTCCACAAGGTAATTCGCGCTTGCAAGATAAAGCTCAAAAATATGCAGAGAAGGGACATCGGGTTTTAGTCTTGGCTCAGTCAGGAGAAAAGCTAGAAAAGGGCCTATTGCCTAATGATTTAAGTGCGCAAGCTCTGATTGTGATTTCTGATATTCTGCGCGCTGATGCCAAACAAACCTTGGAGTATTTCAAAAAGCAAGGGGTACGTTGCAAAATAATATCTGGAGATGACCCTGTTACTGTTTCTGCTATTGCTAAGGCGGTCGCCTTGCCAGATGCAGAAAAATATGTGGATGTGAGCCAAGTCCATACAGATGAAGACCTGATATTTGCGGTAGAACACCAACAAATTTTTGGACGCGTCTCTCCACAGCAAAAGAAACGGATGGTAGAAATTCTTAAAGCAAAAGGGCATACCGTTGCAATGACAGGCGATGGTGTTAATGATATTTTAGCCTTTAAAGAAGCTGATTGCTCTATTGCGATGCGTGAAGGAAGTGAGGCCGCGAAGCAAACCGCTAATTTAATTTTGATGGACAATAACTTTTCGGCTATGCCTTATATTGTTAATGAAGGGCGGCGCGTGATTAATAATCTGACCCGTACGGGTTCTCTGTTAATGGTACGGATGATGTTTTCTATTGTGCTGACTGTTTTGACATTGTTTGCGGGGAATGTTTATCCATTTGAGCCGATTCAATTAACGATTTTAACCGCGTTTTTTGTGGGTATTCCCTCGTTTTTCCTTAGTTTTGAGTCAGATTTTTCAAAGGTAGAAGGCAGTTTTTTAAAGACTTTGTTTGAACGCGCCTTTCCCGTAGGTTTAAGCATTGCAGTGGGGGCGACACTTATTGTAAGACTTGGAGCTGTTTTGGGAATTTCGCATGGGGAACTTGCGATGATGACTGTACTCTTTTCAGCATGGAACTATGTTTTGATGCAACGCAAGATATTTTGGCCCATCAAGCGTTATCGTTTGTGGATTTTCAGTATTACACAGATTTCTTTCTTGATTGCACTAGTCCTAGGGTCAGGCTTTCTTAACTTAGCTTGGCCGACTCTTCTTCATAGCATATTGCTCCTCCCCTTTTTGGCCGTTACACCGTTTGTACAAACTATACTCGCCAAAGGGTCGAACTTTCTGTTTCAAAAATTGTAA
- the rfbA gene encoding glucose-1-phosphate thymidylyltransferase RfbA, with protein MKGIILAGGSGTRLYPLTRAASKQLMPVYDKPMIYYPLSTLMLAGIKDILIISTPEDTPRFQELLQDGSEFGLNLQYAVQPSPDGLAQAFIIGEEFIGDDSVALILGDNIYHGPGMSKLLQTAAAKESGATVFGYQVPDPERFGVVEFDKDMNAISIEEKPEVPKSDYAVTGLYFYDNDVVEIAKNIKPSPRGELEITDVNKVYLERGDLSVELMGRGFAWLDTGTHESLLEAAQYIETVQRMQNVMVANLEEIAWRMGYISGDAVRELAQPLKKNAYGKYLLKLVGDK; from the coding sequence ATGAAAGGGATTATTTTAGCAGGTGGATCGGGAACACGTTTGTATCCATTGACGCGTGCAGCGAGTAAACAATTGATGCCAGTCTACGACAAACCGATGATTTATTATCCATTGTCAACACTGATGTTGGCTGGAATCAAAGATATTTTGATTATCTCAACACCAGAAGATACTCCACGTTTCCAAGAACTCTTGCAAGATGGTTCTGAATTTGGTCTGAATTTGCAATACGCGGTTCAACCAAGTCCAGATGGCTTAGCACAAGCATTTATTATCGGAGAAGAGTTTATTGGAGATGACTCTGTTGCCCTTATTTTGGGTGATAACATCTATCATGGACCTGGTATGTCTAAATTACTCCAAACAGCTGCTGCTAAGGAAAGTGGTGCCACAGTGTTTGGTTATCAAGTTCCAGATCCCGAACGTTTTGGTGTGGTTGAATTTGATAAAGACATGAATGCTATCTCTATTGAAGAAAAACCTGAAGTACCAAAATCTGATTACGCAGTAACAGGTCTTTATTTCTATGATAATGACGTTGTGGAAATTGCTAAAAATATTAAACCTTCACCACGTGGTGAGTTAGAAATTACAGATGTTAATAAGGTCTACCTTGAACGTGGGGACTTATCTGTGGAACTCATGGGACGTGGCTTTGCTTGGTTGGATACAGGTACACATGAAAGCTTACTTGAAGCAGCACAGTACATTGAAACTGTCCAACGTATGCAAAATGTTATGGTAGCCAACCTTGAAGAAATTGCATGGCGTATGGGTTATATTTCTGGAGATGCTGTACGTGAGCTCGCACAGCCTTTAAAGAAAAATGCCTATGGAAAATATTTGCTTAAATTAGTAGGTGATAAATAA
- a CDS encoding dTDP-4-dehydrorhamnose 3,5-epimerase family protein has product MTENFFGKELAARKIDAIPGMLEFDIPVHGDNRGWFKENFQKEKMVPLGFPEKFFAEGKLQNNVSFSRKNVLRGLHAEPWDKYISVADGGRVLGSWVDLREGDSFGHVYQTIIDASKGIFVPRGVANGFQVLSDTVSYSYLVNDYWALELKPKYAFVNYADPTLGIKWENLENAEVSEADENHPMLADVKPLTEDLLG; this is encoded by the coding sequence ATGACTGAGAATTTTTTCGGAAAAGAACTTGCAGCACGTAAGATTGATGCGATTCCAGGTATGCTAGAATTTGATATTCCTGTACACGGAGATAATCGTGGGTGGTTTAAAGAAAATTTCCAAAAAGAAAAAATGGTGCCTTTAGGCTTCCCAGAGAAGTTTTTTGCAGAAGGAAAACTCCAAAACAACGTTTCTTTCTCACGCAAAAATGTTTTACGAGGTTTACACGCTGAGCCTTGGGATAAATATATTTCTGTAGCAGATGGCGGGCGTGTGCTGGGCTCATGGGTAGACTTACGCGAAGGCGACAGCTTTGGTCATGTTTACCAAACCATCATTGATGCCAGCAAAGGTATCTTTGTGCCGCGCGGAGTAGCTAATGGTTTTCAAGTTTTAAGTGACACTGTATCTTACTCGTATCTCGTAAACGATTATTGGGCTTTGGAGCTTAAACCTAAGTATGCCTTTGTAAATTATGCAGATCCAACTTTAGGCATTAAATGGGAAAACCTTGAAAATGCAGAAGTCAGTGAAGCAGATGAAAACCATCCAATGCTTGCAGACGTTAAACCTTTGACAGAAGATTTACTCGGTTAA
- the rfbB gene encoding dTDP-glucose 4,6-dehydratase, translating into MTEFKNIVVTGGAGFIGSNFVHYVYNNHPDVHITVLDKLTYAGNRANIDMILGDRVELVVGDIADPEIVDQVASKADAIVHYAAESHNDNSLKSQDEFIQTNFIGTYTLIQAARKYDLRFHHVSTDEVYGDLPYREDLPGHGEGEGEKFTDKTPYNPSSPYSSTKAASDLIVRAWVRSFGLKATISNCSNNYGPYQHIEKFIPRQITNILSGIKPKLYGDGKNVRDWIHTEDHSSGVWTILTKGRMGETYLIGADGEKNNKEVLEEILTEMGQAADDYDRVTDRAGHDLRYAIDNTKLRTELGWEPKHTDFESGLKATIDWYTENQEWWKAEKAAVEAKYAESQKIL; encoded by the coding sequence ATGACTGAATTTAAAAACATTGTAGTTACTGGTGGCGCTGGATTCATCGGTTCAAACTTTGTACATTACGTTTATAACAATCATCCTGATGTACACATTACAGTTTTAGATAAGCTGACTTATGCTGGAAATCGTGCCAATATTGACATGATTCTTGGAGATCGTGTTGAGCTTGTTGTCGGCGATATTGCAGATCCAGAAATTGTGGATCAAGTTGCCTCTAAAGCAGATGCTATTGTGCACTATGCAGCAGAAAGTCACAACGATAACTCACTTAAATCACAAGATGAGTTTATTCAAACCAACTTTATCGGAACATATACACTGATTCAGGCAGCGCGCAAATATGATTTGCGTTTCCACCATGTTTCAACAGATGAAGTTTACGGTGATTTACCATACCGTGAAGATTTGCCTGGACATGGTGAAGGTGAAGGTGAGAAATTCACAGATAAAACACCTTACAATCCATCAAGTCCTTATTCATCAACTAAAGCGGCTTCTGATTTGATTGTCCGTGCTTGGGTACGTTCATTTGGTCTCAAAGCTACAATCTCAAACTGTTCAAACAACTACGGACCTTATCAACATATTGAAAAATTTATCCCACGTCAAATTACAAATATTTTGTCAGGGATCAAACCAAAACTTTATGGAGATGGTAAAAATGTACGAGACTGGATTCACACAGAAGACCACTCTTCTGGGGTTTGGACTATTTTAACTAAAGGACGTATGGGTGAAACTTACCTTATCGGAGCTGATGGTGAGAAAAATAACAAAGAAGTATTGGAAGAAATCTTAACTGAAATGGGTCAAGCAGCAGATGATTACGATCGCGTGACAGACCGTGCAGGCCATGATTTACGTTATGCCATTGATAATACAAAACTTCGTACAGAATTAGGTTGGGAGCCAAAACATACTGACTTTGAGTCAGGTTTGAAGGCAACAATTGACTGGTATACTGAAAACCAAGAGTGGTGGAAAGCAGAAAAAGCTGCGGTTGAAGCTAAGTATGCTGAAAGTCAAAAAATTCTCTAA
- the rfbD gene encoding dTDP-4-dehydrorhamnose reductase, which translates to MILITGGNGQLGTELRHLLDERGVKYFAADVNELDITDKAAVDAFFDENKPELVYHCAAYTAVDKAEDEGKALNEKINVDGTRNVANAAARVDATLVYISTDYVFNGDLPVGQEWEVDAPIDPQSEYGRTKRLGELAVEDSGVKFYTVRTAWVFGNYGHNFVFTMQNLAKTHDALTVVNDQHGRPTWTRTLAEFMVYLVDNNVNLGYYHLTNDAAPGEDVTWFDFATEILKDTDTKVTPVDSSAFAAKAKRPFNSTMSLEKTKATGFVVPTWQEALAQMIEKGDLRPDKTGVKGDINKK; encoded by the coding sequence ATGATTTTAATTACTGGTGGAAATGGTCAACTTGGCACAGAATTACGTCATCTTTTAGATGAACGAGGTGTAAAATATTTTGCAGCAGATGTAAACGAATTGGACATCACAGATAAGGCTGCCGTTGATGCTTTCTTCGATGAAAACAAACCAGAATTGGTTTACCATTGTGCTGCTTATACAGCTGTAGACAAAGCAGAAGACGAAGGAAAAGCGCTTAACGAAAAAATTAATGTTGATGGAACACGAAATGTTGCCAATGCAGCGGCTCGTGTGGATGCAACTCTAGTTTACATTTCAACAGATTATGTGTTCAATGGTGACTTGCCTGTTGGTCAAGAATGGGAAGTAGATGCACCCATAGATCCTCAATCAGAATACGGACGTACGAAACGTTTAGGCGAGCTTGCTGTTGAAGATTCTGGGGTGAAATTCTATACTGTACGTACAGCTTGGGTCTTTGGAAACTATGGACACAATTTTGTGTTTACTATGCAAAACTTGGCGAAAACACATGATGCTTTAACAGTAGTCAATGATCAACATGGTCGTCCTACGTGGACACGGACATTGGCCGAATTTATGGTTTACTTGGTTGACAATAATGTAAACTTGGGTTACTACCACTTGACAAATGATGCTGCACCAGGAGAAGATGTAACTTGGTTTGACTTTGCAACTGAGATCCTAAAAGATACAGATACAAAAGTAACACCAGTTGACTCTAGTGCTTTTGCTGCAAAAGCTAAACGTCCTTTCAATTCAACGATGAGTTTGGAAAAAACAAAAGCTACAGGCTTTGTTGTTCCAACATGGCAAGAAGCTTTGGCTCAAATGATTGAAAAAGGTGATTTACGTCCAGATAAAACAGGCGTAAAAGGCGATATTAATAAAAAATAA
- the cps2T gene encoding beta 1-4 rhamnosyltransferase Cps2T encodes MIKHIFIIGSRGLPAKYGGFETFVEELVKHQKNENIKYHVACQSENSDLASLSDGHFDYLGADCFAIEVPNIGPARVIAYDILAIKKSFKIIKEEDIEKPIFYILGNTIGGFIGRYAKKIHKIEGKLFVNPDGLEWRRTKWAAPVRKYLKFAEKKMVKHADLIISDNKGIKEYLTEEYGHIDSEVIAYGTETDLSSMTHSPTLQRFAVKDYFLIVGRFVPENNYELLIRSFMASNTEKDLVIITNYEGNTFYEELRQKTAFDQDKRIKFVGTVYDQNELRYIREHATAYLHGHEVGGTNPGLLEAMWSTAVNLVLDVNFNRETAGESVLYFSKDELAEKINQISNLEITDRKELQKKSRTRIQERYMWDMICTQYEELFVES; translated from the coding sequence ATGATAAAACACATTTTTATCATAGGAAGTCGTGGACTTCCTGCGAAATATGGCGGTTTTGAAACTTTTGTAGAAGAACTTGTCAAACATCAAAAAAATGAAAACATTAAATATCATGTAGCTTGTCAAAGCGAGAATTCCGATTTGGCCAGTCTTTCGGATGGTCATTTTGACTATTTGGGTGCAGATTGTTTTGCTATAGAAGTTCCTAACATAGGCCCTGCCCGTGTTATAGCATATGATATTTTGGCCATAAAAAAATCTTTTAAAATTATTAAAGAAGAAGATATAGAAAAGCCAATTTTTTATATTTTAGGTAATACTATTGGTGGCTTTATTGGAAGATATGCCAAAAAAATACACAAAATAGAGGGTAAACTTTTTGTGAACCCTGATGGACTTGAGTGGCGCCGTACTAAATGGGCCGCTCCAGTACGTAAATATCTCAAGTTTGCCGAGAAAAAAATGGTCAAACACGCAGATTTAATAATTTCTGATAATAAAGGAATCAAAGAATATCTCACAGAAGAATATGGGCATATTGACTCAGAAGTCATTGCTTACGGGACAGAGACGGATCTGTCTAGTATGACTCACTCACCAACTTTGCAGAGATTTGCTGTCAAAGATTATTTTCTGATTGTGGGCCGTTTTGTACCAGAAAACAATTACGAGCTCTTAATTCGTAGTTTCATGGCTTCAAACACAGAAAAAGATTTGGTAATCATTACTAATTATGAAGGGAACACTTTTTACGAAGAGCTTCGTCAAAAAACGGCTTTTGACCAAGATAAACGTATAAAGTTCGTGGGAACAGTTTATGATCAAAACGAGTTACGCTATATTCGTGAACATGCAACAGCCTATTTGCACGGCCATGAAGTTGGGGGGACTAATCCAGGGTTGCTCGAAGCGATGTGGTCTACTGCAGTAAATCTTGTTTTGGATGTGAATTTTAATCGCGAAACAGCGGGAGAATCAGTTCTTTACTTCTCTAAAGATGAGTTAGCAGAGAAAATAAATCAAATCTCCAATTTAGAGATTACAGATCGTAAAGAATTACAAAAAAAATCCAGAACCAGGATTCAAGAAAGATATATGTGGGACATGATATGTACCCAGTACGAGGAGCTTTTTGTTGAAAGTTAA